From the genome of Vigna angularis cultivar LongXiaoDou No.4 chromosome 11, ASM1680809v1, whole genome shotgun sequence, one region includes:
- the LOC108333940 gene encoding uncharacterized protein LOC108333940 isoform X2, whose product MAFLLPNLQPSLLAQSKSKDKSNLHQNQTLSPPKPTSHFPLSSSSLHASTAQVAQLTTPQDNKQPKDEFYLNLGLAVRTIREDLPLIFIKDLNYDIYRVWQPSENVILVRWNLKGVPRVPWEAKGEFQGTSRYKLDRNGKIYEHKVDNLAFNFPQNIRPVSVLDLVRASPASPNPTYLWGPVDAYSSSWIAFYKAVRETLDQEGSLVLQDGLATCS is encoded by the exons ATGGCTTTTCTCCTTCCCAACCTTCAACCTTCCCTCTTAGCCCAATCCAAATCCAAAGACAAATCAAACCTTCACCAAAACCAAACCCTTTCACCTCCAAAACCCACTTCTCACTTCCCcttatcttcttcctctctccaTGCTTCCACTGCACAAGTTGCACAGCTCACCACACCACAAGACAATAAGCAGCCAAAGGATGAATTCTACCTCAACCTTGGCCTTGCTGTCAGGACCATACGTGAGGACCTTCCTTTGATCTTCATCAAAGACCTCAACTATGACATTTATAG GGTGTGGCAGCCTTCAGAGAATGTGATATTGGTGAGGTGGAACCTTAAGGGAGTGCCAAGGGTTCCATGGGAAGCCAAAGGAGAGTTTCAGGGCACTTCAAGGTACAAATTGGACAGAAATGGCAAAATTTATGAACACAAAGTTGATAACTTGGCATTCAATTTCCCACAGAATATTAGACCAGTTTCAGTTTTGGATTTGGTAAGGGCAAGCCCTGCAAGTCCAAATCCTACATATTTGTGGGGTCCTGTTGACGCCTACTCTTCTTCATGGATAGCCTTTTACAAGGCAGTTAGGGAGACATTGGATCAAGAAGGAAGTTTGGTCCTACAAGATGGTCTAGCTACATGCTCATAG
- the LOC108333940 gene encoding uncharacterized protein LOC108333940 isoform X1, protein MAFLLPNLQPSLLAQSKSKDKSNLHQNQTLSPPKPTSHFPLSSSSLHASTAQVAQLTTPQDNKQPKDEFYLNLGLAVRTIREDLPLIFIKDLNYDIYRDDITFMDPMNRFTGIENYKLIFWALRFHGKILFREIALDVYRVWQPSENVILVRWNLKGVPRVPWEAKGEFQGTSRYKLDRNGKIYEHKVDNLAFNFPQNIRPVSVLDLVRASPASPNPTYLWGPVDAYSSSWIAFYKAVRETLDQEGSLVLQDGLATCS, encoded by the exons ATGGCTTTTCTCCTTCCCAACCTTCAACCTTCCCTCTTAGCCCAATCCAAATCCAAAGACAAATCAAACCTTCACCAAAACCAAACCCTTTCACCTCCAAAACCCACTTCTCACTTCCCcttatcttcttcctctctccaTGCTTCCACTGCACAAGTTGCACAGCTCACCACACCACAAGACAATAAGCAGCCAAAGGATGAATTCTACCTCAACCTTGGCCTTGCTGTCAGGACCATACGTGAGGACCTTCCTTTGATCTTCATCAAAGACCTCAACTATGACATTTATAG GGATGACATAACATTCATGGACCCCATGAACAGATTTACAGggattgaaaattataaattgatcttCTGGGCATTGAGGTTTCATGGCAAAATCTTGTTTCGTGAGATTGCACTTGATGTGTACAGGGTGTGGCAGCCTTCAGAGAATGTGATATTGGTGAGGTGGAACCTTAAGGGAGTGCCAAGGGTTCCATGGGAAGCCAAAGGAGAGTTTCAGGGCACTTCAAGGTACAAATTGGACAGAAATGGCAAAATTTATGAACACAAAGTTGATAACTTGGCATTCAATTTCCCACAGAATATTAGACCAGTTTCAGTTTTGGATTTGGTAAGGGCAAGCCCTGCAAGTCCAAATCCTACATATTTGTGGGGTCCTGTTGACGCCTACTCTTCTTCATGGATAGCCTTTTACAAGGCAGTTAGGGAGACATTGGATCAAGAAGGAAGTTTGGTCCTACAAGATGGTCTAGCTACATGCTCATAG
- the LOC108333939 gene encoding zinc transporter 1: MITFQPSSSTTISNLFLVSCAFLLPTLVLGDCTCERDDAKRSDSTEVLHYKLGSIASVLVAGALGVSLPLLSKRIPALNPKNDIFFMVKAFAAGVILATGFVHILPDAYESLTSPCLKENPWGKFPFTGFVAMISSIGTLMLDSFATGFYHRQHFNPSKQVPADEEIADEHAGHIHVHTHATHGHAHGAPLSSHDSETSEVIRQRIISQVLEIGIVVHSVIIGLSLGTAGSIDTVKPLLVALSFHQFFEGMGLGGCISQAKFESRSTAIMATFFSLTTPIGIAIGMGVSSAYKENSPTALTVEGVFNSASAGILIYMALVDLLAADFMNPRLQKNLKLQLGANISLLLGSGCMSLLAKWA; encoded by the exons ATGATAACTTTTCAACCTTCTTCTTCAACCACCATCTCAAACTTGTTCTTAGTTTCCTGTGCTTTTCTCTTGCCAACCCTGGTTTTAGGAGATTGCACATGTGAGAGAGATGACGCTAAAAGGAGTGACTCAACTGAAGTTCTTCACTACAAACTTGGCTCAATTGCTTCTGTTCTTGTTGCTGGGGCTCTTGGGGTCAGTCTTCCATTGCTGAGCAAGAGAATTCCTGCTCTTAATCCCAAGAATGACATATTCTTCATGGTTAAGGCCTTTGCTGCAGGGGTCATTCTTGCAACTGGGTTTGTCCACATACTTCCTGATGCGTATGAAAGCTTGACTTCACCTTGCCTAAAGGAAAATCCATGGGGAAAGTTTCCCTTCACTGGCTTTGTTGCCATGATCTCTTCAATTGGGACCTTAATGCTCGACTCGTTTGCCACAGGCTTCTACCACAGGCAACATTTTAACCCCTCAAAGCAGGTTCCTGCTGATGAAGAAATTGCCGATGAACATGCTGGTCACATACATGTTCACACTCATGCCACTCATGGCCATGCTCATGGAGCACCTCTGTCCTCTCATGATTCAGAAACATCTGAAGTAATTAGGCAGCGCATCATATCACAA GTGTTGGAAATAGGAATTGTGGTCCATTCGGTGATAATTGGATTATCATTGGGAACTGCAGGGAGCATTGATACCGTAAAACCTCTTCTGGTGGCCTTGTCTTTCCATCAATTTTTTGAGGGGATGGGTCTCGGTGGTTGCATATCTCAG GCAAAGTTTGAGTCAAGGTCTACAGCAATAATGGCAACATTTTTCTCCCTAACAACTCCTATTGGTATAGCAATTGGAATGGGAGTGTCAAGTGCTTATAAAGAGAATAGCCCaactgctttaactgttgaagGGGTCTTCAATTCTGCTTCTGCTGGGATTTTGATTTACATGGCACTGGTTGATCTTTTAGCAGCAGATTTCATGAACCCAAGATTGCAGAAAAATTTGAAGCTTCAACTAGGCGCAAATATATCCCTTCTTTTAGGCTCAGGCTGCATGTCTCTGTTGGCCAAATGGGCTTAA